Proteins encoded together in one Kutzneria kofuensis window:
- a CDS encoding AMP-binding protein produces MSGLHDVRVLARAGMISPAHAVRSRRALSDVRHWGAVVGAAKLAARRRPEVAGIVDDRGEVTFAELEQRSSALAKSLRAKEIGSESVVAVLCRDHRGPIETILACGKLGVTTILLGTGLAAPQLAALIRRERVTVLVYDQEFTEVLQELDPAVKRFVAWRDEPGAGVPTLDELIADAPKGRLRRPRDVSKVVLLTSGTTGAPKAAPRKIRSGLAAADFLDRIPLRAGESTFIAAPIFHGIGFLHVVLALGLGSTMVVRRRFDARQTMAAVDRYRCSTLVVVPTMLQRIMELGERELSGYDLAALRVLFCSGSALAPSLATLTMERLGDVLYNFYGTTEVAVATVATPEDLRAAPGTVGLSPRNSTVRLYDVDNREITGAGKVGRILVGSSLRSTGRTVRDEVDGLVDTGDLGHFDEAGRLFIDGREDDMIISGGENVFPAEVENLLMTHYQVRDAAVIGVADHQFGQRLRAFVVPTPGANLDPTELREFVRVSLARHKVPRDVVIVPRLPRTATGKVIRNRLESTP; encoded by the coding sequence ATGAGCGGGCTGCACGACGTCAGGGTGCTGGCCAGGGCCGGCATGATCAGTCCGGCGCACGCGGTGCGCAGCAGGCGGGCGCTGTCCGACGTGCGGCACTGGGGCGCGGTCGTCGGCGCGGCCAAGCTCGCCGCGCGACGGCGGCCGGAGGTCGCCGGCATCGTCGACGACCGCGGCGAGGTCACCTTCGCCGAGCTGGAGCAGCGGTCCAGCGCGCTGGCGAAGTCCTTGCGGGCCAAGGAGATCGGGTCGGAAAGCGTGGTCGCCGTGCTGTGCCGGGACCACCGCGGTCCGATCGAGACGATCCTGGCGTGCGGAAAGCTCGGCGTCACCACGATCCTGCTCGGCACCGGCCTGGCCGCGCCGCAGCTGGCCGCGCTGATCCGCCGCGAACGCGTGACCGTGCTGGTGTACGACCAGGAGTTCACCGAAGTGCTGCAGGAGCTGGATCCCGCGGTGAAACGGTTCGTGGCGTGGCGGGACGAGCCCGGCGCGGGCGTGCCGACGCTGGACGAGCTCATCGCCGACGCCCCGAAGGGTCGGCTGCGGCGGCCCCGTGACGTGTCCAAAGTGGTCCTGCTGACCAGCGGCACCACCGGCGCGCCCAAGGCCGCGCCGCGCAAGATCCGCTCCGGGCTGGCCGCCGCCGACTTCCTCGACCGGATCCCGTTGCGGGCCGGCGAATCCACGTTCATCGCCGCCCCGATCTTCCACGGCATCGGCTTCCTGCACGTGGTGCTGGCGCTCGGCCTCGGCTCGACCATGGTGGTGCGGCGGCGGTTCGACGCGCGGCAGACCATGGCCGCCGTCGACCGCTACCGGTGCAGCACGCTCGTGGTCGTGCCGACGATGCTGCAGCGGATCATGGAGCTCGGCGAGCGTGAGCTGTCCGGCTACGACCTGGCCGCGCTGCGGGTGCTGTTCTGCTCCGGCTCCGCGCTCGCGCCGTCGCTGGCCACGCTGACCATGGAGCGGCTCGGCGACGTGCTCTACAACTTCTACGGCACCACCGAGGTCGCCGTCGCCACCGTCGCCACGCCCGAGGACCTGCGGGCCGCGCCCGGCACCGTCGGCCTCAGCCCGCGCAACAGCACGGTCCGGCTCTACGACGTGGACAACCGCGAGATCACCGGGGCCGGCAAGGTCGGGCGGATCCTCGTCGGCAGCTCCCTGCGGTCCACCGGCCGAACCGTCCGCGACGAGGTGGACGGGCTCGTCGACACCGGCGACCTCGGGCACTTCGACGAGGCCGGCCGGCTGTTCATCGACGGCCGCGAGGACGACATGATCATCTCCGGCGGGGAGAACGTCTTCCCCGCCGAGGTGGAGAACCTGCTGATGACCCACTACCAGGTCCGCGACGCCGCCGTCATCGGCGTCGCCGACCACCAGTTCGGGCAGCGACTCCGGGCCTTCGTCGTGCCGACGCCCGGCGCCAACCTCGACCCCACCGAGCTGCGGGAGTTCGTCCGGGTCAGCCTCGCCCGGCACAAGGTCCCCCGCGACGTGGTGATCGTGCCCCGGCTCCCCCGCACCGCCACCGGCAAGGTCATCCGCAACCGCCTCGAATCAACCCCCTGA
- a CDS encoding anti-sigma factor family protein has protein sequence MTAPEHDKALVGAYVLGVLSPEEITATETHLETCPVCRRELDELRLLHDELGEVPPEAFLDGPPEGGDLLLQRTLREVRGISSRQRVWGGSLAAAGLVAVVALSVGAGVFVGNQTAPGNTGGVAAPTASPLPSGTKHAANVDPVTGAHLAATVIPANGWVKLQVQASDIAPGQRCKLMVTSKEGRQEQFGGWLVGANATPGKAITLDGTALMSINDVASVSVVNDQGQVLVKAPV, from the coding sequence ATGACCGCTCCCGAGCACGACAAGGCGCTCGTCGGCGCGTATGTCCTGGGTGTCCTCTCGCCCGAGGAGATCACCGCGACCGAGACGCATCTGGAGACCTGCCCGGTGTGCCGCCGCGAGCTGGACGAGTTGCGGCTGCTGCACGACGAACTCGGCGAGGTGCCGCCGGAGGCGTTCCTCGACGGTCCGCCCGAGGGCGGCGACCTGCTGCTGCAGCGGACGCTGCGTGAGGTGCGCGGCATCTCGTCCCGCCAGCGTGTGTGGGGCGGCTCGCTGGCCGCCGCCGGCCTGGTCGCGGTGGTGGCGCTCAGCGTCGGCGCCGGCGTGTTCGTCGGCAACCAGACCGCTCCCGGCAACACCGGCGGTGTGGCCGCGCCGACCGCCAGCCCGCTGCCGTCGGGCACGAAGCACGCGGCCAACGTCGACCCGGTCACCGGGGCGCACCTGGCCGCGACCGTGATCCCGGCCAATGGCTGGGTCAAGCTGCAGGTGCAGGCCAGCGACATCGCCCCCGGCCAGCGCTGCAAGCTGATGGTCACCTCCAAGGAGGGCCGGCAGGAGCAGTTCGGCGGCTGGCTGGTCGGCGCCAACGCCACGCCCGGCAAGGCCATCACCCTGGACGGCACGGCGCTGATGTCGATCAACGACGTGGCCTCGGTGTCGGTGGTCAACGACCAGGGCCAGGTCCTCGTCAAGGCCCCCGTCTAG
- a CDS encoding GntP family permease, whose translation MTWLQHSTGGLLLLAAVGIAVLLLLIIRFKTEPFIALVVAGLLVALGAGLPVSAIVGSAQSSSKSLLETGFGGILGHVALIIGLGTLLGSILEASGGAEVLTGSLLRAFGDKRAPLAMGLSGLVFGIPVFFDIGIFVLAPLVYVAAKRGGRSIVLYALPLIAGLSITHAFLPPHPGPVAIAGLLHIDLGWMILMGLACGIPAWFVGGILFSTWIGKRINLPVPEEMLAAAQKAAEDSGNRDRTPPSLGLVGAIIGIPLVLILCGTFGSILLPKDSVALNIFAFLGTPGIALTIAVLLAFWLLGYRRGMTKAQAAELSAASLRPVAMILLVVGAGGFFGAILSATGVGTALAGSLRAAGLPVIVLVYVISCGLRLAQGSATVAIVTTGGIIAPLLPELHYSQPHTALIAMSIAAGSIIASHVNDGGFWIVSRYFGIPVKETLASWTVLETVLSLVGFGMAALISVFV comes from the coding sequence ATGACCTGGCTGCAACACTCGACCGGCGGGCTCCTGCTGCTCGCCGCCGTCGGCATCGCCGTGCTGCTGTTGTTGATCATCCGGTTCAAGACCGAGCCGTTCATCGCGCTCGTGGTCGCCGGCCTGCTGGTGGCGCTGGGCGCCGGGCTGCCGGTGTCGGCCATCGTCGGATCGGCCCAGTCCAGCTCGAAGTCGTTGCTGGAGACCGGATTCGGCGGCATCCTCGGGCACGTCGCGCTGATCATCGGCCTGGGCACGCTGCTCGGCTCCATCCTGGAGGCCTCCGGCGGCGCCGAGGTGCTCACCGGCAGCCTGCTGCGCGCGTTCGGCGACAAGCGGGCGCCGCTGGCGATGGGCCTGTCCGGCCTGGTCTTCGGCATCCCGGTGTTCTTCGACATCGGCATCTTCGTGCTGGCGCCGCTGGTGTACGTGGCGGCCAAGCGCGGCGGCCGGTCCATCGTGCTGTACGCGCTGCCGCTGATCGCCGGCCTGTCCATCACGCACGCGTTCCTGCCGCCGCACCCCGGCCCGGTCGCCATCGCCGGCCTGCTGCACATCGACCTGGGCTGGATGATCCTGATGGGCCTGGCCTGCGGCATCCCCGCCTGGTTCGTCGGCGGCATCCTGTTCTCCACGTGGATCGGCAAGCGGATCAACCTGCCGGTGCCCGAGGAGATGCTGGCCGCCGCGCAGAAGGCGGCCGAGGACAGCGGCAACCGCGACCGCACGCCGCCGTCGCTGGGCCTGGTCGGCGCCATCATCGGCATCCCGCTGGTGCTCATCCTGTGCGGCACCTTCGGCAGCATCCTGCTGCCCAAGGACTCGGTGGCGCTGAACATCTTCGCCTTCCTCGGCACGCCCGGCATCGCCCTGACCATCGCCGTGCTGCTGGCGTTCTGGCTGCTCGGCTACCGGCGCGGCATGACCAAGGCGCAGGCCGCGGAGCTGTCCGCCGCCTCGCTGCGGCCGGTCGCGATGATCCTGCTCGTCGTCGGCGCGGGTGGCTTCTTCGGCGCGATCCTGTCCGCGACCGGCGTCGGCACGGCGTTGGCCGGGTCGCTGCGGGCGGCCGGGCTGCCGGTGATCGTGCTCGTGTACGTGATCAGCTGCGGCCTGCGGCTGGCCCAGGGCTCGGCGACGGTCGCCATCGTCACCACCGGCGGCATCATCGCGCCGCTGCTGCCCGAGCTGCACTACTCGCAGCCGCACACCGCCCTGATCGCGATGTCCATCGCCGCCGGCTCGATCATCGCCTCGCACGTCAACGACGGCGGGTTCTGGATCGTGTCCCGGTACTTCGGCATCCCGGTCAAGGAGACCCTGGCCAGCTGGACCGTGCTGGAGACGGTGCTGTCACTGGTCGGCTTCGGGATGGCCGCGCTGATCAGCGTGTTCGTCTAG
- a CDS encoding N-acyl-D-amino-acid deacylase family protein, producing the protein MDIVFRGATVVDGTGAPGRVADVGVADGRIAEIGTGLTGGRVIDATGLVLCPGFIDMHSHSDLQVLANPDHLAKVSQGVTCEVLGQDGLSYAPVNDEVLATLRKQLAGWNDDPPGFDWNWRSVGEYLDRLDQGIAVNAAYLVPQGTVRMLHVGWDDRPATESEMDAMRSTVDDALSEGAFGLSSGLTYTPGMYADTGELVELCRVVGARGGYYSPHHRSYGAGALEAYAEMVDVSRRSGCPLHLAHATMNFPVNEGRAGELLTLLDEAIEAGADVTLDTYPYLPGATYLSALLPSWVSAGGPDAAMARLSDVDTRERIRAEMEQTGSDGNHGVPIDWRSIEINGVRGGHNAHLVGRSVAESAAALGVPPAELYFDVLVDERLGTSCLMHVGHEDNVRAIMRHRTHTGGSDGLLVGDRPHPRAWGTFPRYLGRYVRELGVLGMEECVAHLTGRPARRLGLTDRGLVREGFAADLVLFDPERVADTATFDQPRQRAQGLPYVLVNGVPVIDDDRPTGAAPGGSLRRGSR; encoded by the coding sequence ATGGACATCGTGTTCCGTGGGGCCACGGTCGTCGACGGAACGGGCGCGCCCGGGCGGGTCGCGGACGTGGGCGTCGCCGACGGGCGGATCGCGGAGATCGGGACCGGGCTGACCGGCGGGCGGGTGATCGACGCCACGGGTCTGGTGCTGTGCCCCGGGTTCATCGACATGCACTCGCACTCGGACCTGCAGGTGCTGGCCAATCCGGATCACCTGGCCAAGGTGTCGCAGGGCGTCACGTGCGAAGTCCTCGGCCAGGACGGGCTTTCCTACGCTCCGGTCAACGACGAGGTGCTGGCGACGCTGCGCAAGCAGCTGGCCGGCTGGAACGACGACCCGCCCGGGTTCGACTGGAACTGGCGCTCCGTCGGCGAGTACCTGGACCGGCTGGACCAGGGCATCGCCGTGAACGCGGCCTACCTGGTGCCGCAGGGAACCGTGCGGATGCTGCACGTCGGCTGGGACGACCGGCCGGCCACCGAGTCCGAGATGGACGCGATGAGGTCCACAGTGGACGATGCGTTGTCCGAGGGCGCGTTCGGGCTGTCATCGGGTCTCACCTACACGCCCGGGATGTACGCCGACACCGGGGAACTGGTCGAGCTGTGCCGGGTCGTCGGCGCGCGCGGCGGCTACTACAGCCCGCATCACCGCAGCTACGGAGCCGGCGCGCTGGAGGCGTACGCGGAGATGGTCGACGTGTCGCGGCGCTCCGGCTGCCCGCTGCACCTCGCGCACGCCACCATGAACTTCCCGGTGAACGAGGGTCGTGCCGGCGAGTTGCTGACACTGCTGGACGAGGCGATCGAGGCCGGCGCGGACGTCACGCTGGACACGTATCCGTACCTGCCGGGCGCGACCTACCTGTCGGCGCTGCTGCCGAGCTGGGTGAGCGCGGGCGGGCCGGACGCGGCCATGGCACGATTGTCCGATGTGGACACGCGGGAGCGGATCCGGGCCGAGATGGAACAGACCGGCTCGGACGGCAACCACGGCGTGCCGATCGACTGGCGCTCCATCGAGATCAACGGCGTGCGGGGCGGGCACAACGCGCACCTGGTCGGCCGCAGCGTCGCCGAATCCGCTGCGGCGCTGGGCGTTCCGCCGGCCGAGCTGTACTTCGACGTGCTGGTCGACGAGCGGCTGGGCACCTCGTGCCTGATGCACGTGGGCCACGAGGACAACGTGCGCGCGATCATGCGGCACCGCACGCACACCGGCGGCAGCGACGGCCTGCTCGTCGGCGACCGGCCGCACCCGAGGGCGTGGGGCACCTTCCCCCGCTACCTCGGCCGGTACGTGCGTGAGCTGGGGGTACTGGGGATGGAGGAGTGCGTGGCGCACCTGACCGGACGTCCGGCGCGCCGCCTGGGGTTGACCGACCGGGGACTGGTCCGCGAAGGGTTCGCGGCCGACCTCGTGCTGTTCGACCCCGAACGGGTCGCCGACACGGCCACCTTCGACCAGCCGCGGCAGCGCGCCCAGGGGCTGCCGTACGTGCTGGTCAACGGGGTGCCCGTGATCGACGACGACCGGCCCACCGGCGCCGCGCCCGGGGGTTCCCTGCGGAGAGGATCACGATGA
- a CDS encoding sugar kinase encodes MERQEVVCLGESMALFVPAQPGPVHEARDWTLSVGGAESNVASHLARAGFHARWVSALGDDSLGRAVRDRIAGVGVDVTDVRTDPARPTGLYVKEASADGSPVRYYRRGSAASGMGPELLAALDVSKTALLHISGITAALSSTCLDLLWAVLALPIRVSFDVNWRPALWTELDKGVLRELADRADIVFVGDDEAKAVWGVEEPAEIRALLPNPAEIVVKHGPRGATLLTGDEEIFESALKVDVVEPVGAGDAFAAGFLAADLNGESVRRRLRRGHLTAAGVLLTAEDLGEPLPEPIVAKLLDADAATWSGAHVTAGGVILP; translated from the coding sequence ATGGAACGCCAAGAGGTCGTCTGCCTCGGTGAGTCCATGGCGTTGTTCGTGCCGGCGCAACCCGGGCCGGTGCACGAGGCGCGGGACTGGACGCTCAGCGTCGGCGGCGCGGAGTCCAACGTGGCCAGTCACCTCGCCCGGGCGGGTTTCCACGCCCGCTGGGTCAGCGCCCTGGGCGACGACTCGCTCGGCCGGGCGGTGCGCGACCGCATCGCCGGTGTCGGCGTGGACGTCACCGACGTGCGGACCGATCCGGCGCGCCCCACCGGTTTGTACGTCAAGGAGGCCAGCGCCGACGGCAGCCCCGTGCGCTACTACCGGCGCGGCTCCGCCGCCTCCGGCATGGGCCCCGAGCTGTTGGCCGCGTTGGACGTGAGCAAGACCGCCTTGCTTCACATCAGCGGTATCACGGCCGCCCTGTCGTCGACCTGCCTCGACCTGCTGTGGGCCGTGCTGGCGCTGCCGATCCGGGTGTCGTTCGACGTCAACTGGCGGCCGGCGCTGTGGACCGAGCTGGACAAGGGCGTGCTGCGGGAACTGGCCGACCGGGCCGACATCGTCTTCGTCGGCGACGACGAGGCGAAGGCCGTCTGGGGCGTCGAGGAACCGGCGGAGATCCGGGCGCTGCTGCCGAATCCGGCCGAGATCGTGGTCAAGCACGGCCCCCGCGGCGCCACCCTGCTCACCGGTGATGAAGAGATCTTCGAGTCGGCGTTGAAGGTCGACGTCGTCGAACCGGTCGGCGCCGGCGACGCGTTCGCGGCCGGCTTCCTCGCCGCCGACCTGAACGGCGAATCCGTGCGTCGACGGCTCCGGCGCGGCCATCTCACCGCCGCCGGCGTGCTGCTCACCGCCGAGGACCTGGGCGAGCCGCTGCCCGAGCCGATCGTGGCCAAGCTGCTCGACGCCGACGCCGCCACCTGGTCCGGCGCCCACGTGACAGCCGGGGGAGTGATCCTTCCGTGA
- a CDS encoding IclR family transcriptional regulator, with product MSQSLDRALTLLRAMADGRKTLDELAAVIDVHKSTVLRLLRTLEEHRFVQREGVRHYRLGTALFDLANKALDDLDVRRAAEPALRELNLETGHTVHLASYEDGEVVYIDKYDSTHPVRMYSRIGRRAPLHCTAVAKVLLAERPEARQIAATMEYPRLTANTITSPAEYLAELELVRQRGYAVDNSEHEDFIHCIAAPIRGQRGQVIAAVSLSVPKVFLDYEGLIALVPRLLATAAAASSECGWTGDERMAGGQG from the coding sequence GTGAGTCAGAGCCTGGACCGCGCGCTGACCCTGCTGCGGGCCATGGCCGACGGCCGCAAGACGCTCGACGAGCTCGCCGCCGTGATCGACGTGCACAAGTCGACCGTGCTGCGGCTGCTCCGGACCCTGGAGGAACACCGGTTCGTGCAACGCGAAGGCGTCCGGCACTACCGGCTCGGCACCGCGCTGTTCGACCTCGCCAACAAGGCCCTGGACGACCTCGACGTGCGGCGGGCGGCCGAGCCCGCGCTGCGGGAGCTCAACCTGGAGACCGGCCACACCGTGCACCTCGCCAGCTACGAGGACGGCGAGGTCGTCTACATCGACAAGTACGACAGCACTCATCCGGTGCGGATGTACTCCCGCATCGGCCGGCGCGCGCCGCTGCACTGCACCGCCGTCGCCAAGGTGCTGCTGGCCGAACGCCCGGAGGCGCGGCAGATCGCCGCCACCATGGAGTATCCGCGGCTGACCGCCAACACGATCACCTCGCCCGCGGAGTACCTGGCGGAGCTGGAACTCGTGCGGCAGCGCGGGTACGCCGTCGACAACTCCGAGCACGAGGACTTCATCCACTGCATCGCCGCGCCGATCCGGGGGCAGCGCGGGCAGGTCATCGCCGCGGTGTCGCTGTCGGTGCCCAAGGTTTTCCTCGACTACGAGGGGCTCATCGCCCTCGTGCCGCGGTTGCTCGCGACCGCGGCCGCCGCCTCGTCCGAGTGCGGCTGGACTGGAGACGAAAGGATGGCCGGTGGCCAAGGTTGA
- a CDS encoding RidA family protein produces the protein MAKVEIRTSDAPTPVAAFSQGVRKGNLLQVAGQVAFDADGKIVADTVAEQTRQALRNVNAVLAAAGASMDDVIMLRVYLTDTAHFAEMNQAYGEFVSEPYPARTTVYVGLPAGLLVEIDALAVVD, from the coding sequence GTGGCCAAGGTTGAGATCAGGACGTCCGACGCGCCCACCCCGGTGGCCGCGTTCTCCCAGGGGGTCCGCAAGGGCAACCTGCTTCAGGTCGCCGGGCAGGTCGCGTTCGACGCCGACGGCAAGATCGTCGCCGACACCGTCGCCGAGCAGACCCGGCAGGCGCTGCGCAACGTCAACGCCGTCCTGGCCGCCGCCGGGGCCAGCATGGACGACGTGATCATGCTGCGGGTGTACCTCACCGACACCGCGCACTTCGCCGAGATGAACCAGGCCTACGGCGAGTTCGTCAGCGAGCCCTACCCGGCCCGCACCACCGTCTACGTCGGCCTCCCCGCCGGCCTTCTGGTGGAGATCGACGCGCTGGCGGTCGTGGACTGA
- a CDS encoding ArsR/SmtB family transcription factor, with amino-acid sequence MHERDRESATFGALADPSRRAVLRLLSEHAELTASEIAAAFHHIGRTAVSTHLRILRQAGLVQERRQGRFRLYSLRTRPVEDAVDVLSRLVTTHSHQPHHRVEQAVPLTGG; translated from the coding sequence GTGCACGAAAGGGACAGGGAGTCGGCGACGTTCGGCGCGCTGGCGGACCCGAGCCGGCGGGCGGTGCTGCGGCTGCTGTCCGAACACGCGGAGTTGACGGCGTCGGAGATCGCGGCGGCCTTCCACCACATCGGCCGCACCGCGGTGTCGACCCATCTGCGCATCCTTCGCCAGGCCGGACTCGTGCAGGAACGCAGGCAGGGGCGCTTTCGGCTGTACTCGCTGAGGACCCGGCCGGTCGAGGACGCGGTGGACGTCCTGTCCCGACTGGTGACCACGCACAGTCACCAGCCACACCATCGGGTGGAGCAAGCGGTGCCGCTGACCGGCGGATGA
- a CDS encoding amino acid deaminase yields the protein MNADAVAALRSETIDWRFKGMPASAHGSTLGELVGADLFEGGFVGPLVVLDEPALEHNIRVMAQWCDSVGLALAPHGKTTMAPQLFQRQFEHGAWGLTTANISQLRVYRAFGVSRILMANQLVDPFALRWLADELDRDPSFEFTCWVDSVEGVARMTETLTRPVDVLLELGGPAGRTGVRSLEDAVEIAEAVRKSPVLRLVGAGGYEGALAHGTEDEELAKIDTYMSRLRELITRLAADGHFDGVEQVIATAGGSAYFDQVAEGLTKPWPDGLPVLGVLRSGSYLIHDDGLYRRMSPFSRKHRLPGGEPFRPAMHAWSQVTSHPEPGLALLTMGRRDVSYDQELPEPQQVRHLDGSTEDLHGASISALNDQHAYLRLGSQQVEVGEWVRCGLSHPCTVFDKWQLLPVVDGTRVVDLVRTFF from the coding sequence ATCAACGCCGACGCGGTCGCCGCGTTGCGCTCGGAGACGATCGACTGGCGGTTCAAGGGCATGCCGGCGTCGGCCCACGGCTCGACGCTCGGCGAGTTGGTCGGGGCCGACCTGTTCGAGGGCGGCTTCGTCGGCCCGCTGGTGGTGCTGGACGAGCCGGCGCTGGAGCACAACATCCGCGTGATGGCCCAGTGGTGCGACTCGGTCGGGTTGGCGCTGGCCCCGCACGGCAAGACGACCATGGCCCCGCAGCTGTTCCAGCGCCAGTTCGAGCACGGCGCGTGGGGCCTGACCACGGCGAACATCAGCCAGCTGCGGGTGTACCGGGCGTTCGGCGTGTCCCGGATCCTGATGGCCAACCAGCTCGTCGACCCGTTCGCGCTGCGCTGGCTGGCCGACGAGCTGGACCGGGATCCGTCGTTCGAGTTCACCTGCTGGGTCGACTCCGTCGAGGGCGTGGCCCGGATGACCGAGACGTTGACACGGCCGGTGGACGTGCTGCTGGAACTCGGCGGACCGGCCGGGCGGACCGGCGTGCGGTCGCTGGAGGACGCCGTCGAGATCGCCGAGGCGGTGCGCAAGAGCCCGGTGCTGCGGCTGGTCGGGGCCGGCGGCTACGAGGGAGCCTTGGCGCACGGCACCGAGGACGAGGAACTCGCCAAGATCGACACGTACATGTCCCGGCTGCGCGAGCTGATCACCCGGCTCGCCGCCGACGGGCATTTCGACGGCGTCGAGCAGGTGATCGCGACCGCCGGCGGCAGCGCCTACTTCGACCAGGTCGCCGAGGGGTTGACCAAGCCGTGGCCGGACGGGCTGCCGGTGTTGGGCGTGCTGCGCAGCGGCTCGTACCTGATCCACGACGACGGCCTGTACCGGCGGATGTCGCCGTTCTCCCGCAAGCACCGGCTCCCCGGCGGCGAGCCGTTCCGGCCGGCGATGCACGCCTGGTCCCAGGTCACCTCGCACCCGGAGCCGGGGCTGGCGCTGCTCACCATGGGTCGGCGAGACGTTTCGTACGACCAGGAACTGCCGGAGCCGCAACAGGTTCGGCACCTCGACGGGTCCACCGAGGACCTTCACGGCGCGTCGATCAGCGCGTTGAACGACCAGCACGCGTACCTGCGGCTGGGCTCCCAACAGGTCGAGGTCGGCGAGTGGGTGCGGTGCGGGCTCTCTCATCCGTGCACGGTGTTCGACAAGTGGCAGCTGCTGCCGGTGGTCGACGGCACGCGGGTGGTCGACCTGGTCAGGACGTTCTTCTGA
- a CDS encoding dienelactone hydrolase family protein: MCYEPDAEPPIPDLLEIPVTVSREPIRSADGAAVSAFHAIPEQRTGPAVLLLPDNLGLRGFYEQLAVRLAQRGHATIAIDYFARSAPDAPLMQRLGELRRDTLFADFDAAIAKLGANVVSLGFCLGGRFAFQTAAERFGLSGAIGFYGAVQPIRDAPGPTQLAHTFTAPILAIFGGADEGIPPELVDGFDQALTAAGVEHEIVTYPGAPHGFFDAGVDGFDQESADAWRRVERFLDERAGHRAGIPMPGATSRPS, translated from the coding sequence GTGTGTTACGAACCCGATGCCGAGCCGCCCATCCCCGATCTCCTGGAAATCCCCGTGACCGTCTCGCGGGAGCCGATCAGATCCGCGGATGGCGCGGCGGTGAGCGCTTTCCACGCCATTCCCGAGCAGCGCACCGGGCCGGCCGTGCTGCTGTTGCCGGACAATCTCGGCCTGCGCGGGTTCTACGAGCAGCTGGCCGTCAGGCTGGCCCAACGCGGCCATGCCACCATCGCCATCGACTACTTCGCCCGCTCCGCGCCCGACGCACCGCTGATGCAACGGCTCGGCGAACTGCGCCGGGACACGCTGTTCGCCGATTTCGACGCGGCCATAGCGAAGCTTGGAGCAAACGTCGTGTCGTTGGGATTCTGTCTCGGCGGCCGATTCGCGTTCCAGACCGCGGCCGAGCGATTCGGCCTCTCCGGGGCGATCGGTTTCTACGGCGCCGTGCAGCCGATCCGGGACGCCCCCGGCCCGACGCAGCTGGCGCACACCTTCACCGCCCCGATCCTGGCCATCTTCGGCGGCGCCGACGAGGGCATCCCGCCGGAGTTGGTCGACGGGTTCGACCAGGCCCTGACGGCCGCCGGGGTGGAGCACGAGATCGTGACCTATCCCGGTGCGCCGCACGGGTTCTTCGACGCCGGCGTCGACGGGTTCGACCAGGAGTCCGCCGACGCCTGGCGGCGGGTGGAGCGGTTCCTGGACGAACGCGCCGGGCATCGAGCGGGAATCCCGATGCCCGGCGCCACGTCGAGGCCGTCCTAG